CCGACCAGTCACTTATGTAAGTCGTCAGGCCACGGCCCATTAATGACACATGATCTGTGCGTGCTCTCGTCAGTGATGGGCTATAAtctttatcttattatttggccaacaaatgaagcctccacattcgctctcaaagcatagaaattctcacattaatcatagaaaaataaaaaaataaaaattacccatcactgccattacgataaaaattagtctaaaatacccctatgcctaattaaaaatcacccaccaatgccattatgaaaaattaaatataaaatatcatttagctatgtatcagttacaaatatatactattaataaaaactaaagctaacaacaatcaatcaaaataaaataaaaataagaataattatctgcataatattattaaagctcaacaaatcaaattgctattataggtagatcatagttgaattattttaatcaacaataagacataatttacgataatgaacagaatgatgtatggtaaaaaaatagtatagcctttaagtaaggatacaacgacatgcaaattttaaaattttcaatactagccgcgcaaatgcgcgggctaaaCGCCTAGTTAAGCCTATAACATCATCCATCACTATTTTAAGGTGTATTTGGTCTCAGAGATCACATATCTGTCTGACTCATACCCGTCCCTTGGTATTCGTGATTGGTGTATCTGTCGATGCATACAAATACCCACCCATATAAGGATACAATATGCCCCATTAAAGGACTTGAACGTAGTAAAGGTACTCTGATACTTCAAggatttaaaaaaaacacagtgttttttcttcttttttttccatgTATGTAGGAGGCTAGCTGAGAGACAGGGACAGAGAACATACCGAGGGAGAAGCAGAGACAGAGAACACGATGATGAGACAAAGAACCTGCATGGGAGGAGAGAGTCGAGGAAAGAAGTCAGAAGTTGAAGGGTATGTACGGCCGTAGACTAATTGTGAGTTAAGTAACGTCTCAACTCTCATGGAAGGGAACTAAACTAGTGAAACGATAAATAGCATGGGAGCGATAACGAGTTTTTGAGTGGCACATACGCTGACACTTTTGCCTCGACCTGAAAAGATACGACAAGATAACATGACTCATCAGCTATCAGTAGCGCCAATCTCCATCGCACCCACGGCCAATAAACGGCCTCCACCAGACAAACACACTGTGTTACCATCACGACGCTCTTTTCTTGAGGGAATCCCACGGAAACGGAGCACCTCACCTACCACTATCAGTCGATCTCACCGGAGGTTCGCAACAGATATGgcccgcaacgccgccgccgtcctcctcctagctgtgtccatctacgccgccgccggcgccacagTGGGTCCGCTGACGACGGCCGTGCTGCAGGAGActgacggcgccggcgcggaggaAACAAGCAGCCTGCTGCCGGTGCACCGCGACAGTcacgaggaagaggaagaggaggagggcaTCGAGGCTGGGAGGCCTCGGGGCGCTACGGCCGGCGACGCGGCAAGCTTGGCCTCCGCCGCTGACGAGGAAGGCAAGGAGGCTGGATCCGACTGGCACAAGCCAAAGAAGCTGGACGACGACGTCAAGAACGATTCCGATTCAGACTCTGATGAAGATTCAGGTTCCGACTCTGAGTCGGGTTCAGACTCTGATTCCGACTCAGACTCTGACTCCGATTCAGACTCTGATtctgacgacgaggaggaggaccacAACTCCAAGCAAGGAGGCAAGAAGCATCCGGCTCCCAGGAGGAAGAGAGCTCCCGGAGCTCAGCACGATGACGACCTGCCTGGAATAGTGATCAAGGTGTGAGCTTTTCGTGCTTCTGCAAAGATGGATCATTATCCCATCATGAACAATTAAGCAGGTCGATAAGTAGATTCCAAGCTTAGAACTTTACTACTACGAGGAGTAAGATGTAATCCTAATAATGCGCGGTTGTACACTTAATAGTTGAACCATAAATATTATATGAGCAGAATCTACCGTGTGTTCTGTTGCAAACATGCCGACTCAGCATCCTCAGCAAATATATGTGTGCTCAGGCTGCTCTGTTTCTAAACTGCCATGGCAATCTGCATGTGCTGGTCCTAGATATTCAGATAGAAAGAATTCAACTTTTGCAGCATCTGAGCACACAGGGAATAGTTAGTAACTACATATTTAGCCGTGACACCAACTGATACACAAACCAGAGTTTGATTTGTATTCTTCCAAAGTCAGGAACCAGTAACTAGACAAAGGCCAGAGCAGAGATTCCAGAAGCATAGCAGAAACCAGTTTTTGTTATGACTAGTTACAGAGAAGAGTTTTTAGATAGCAACTACTACTAAAACAGTTGTTTAGAGTTCTAGACCTCAATGCCAAAATCAGATTGATGCTTAGAAGTGTCAAGAGTAAAACATTATGAGCTCCTACACCTGAAACTGCAAGGAAATTAATGAGTCAAGTGACTCGCTGGCGATGGTTGCAGACTAGTAAAGGTTGTAAATTGGTCCTAGTAGCTGTTAGAACAACCAATGTTAGCTGAAGCAAGCACACTAGCACATCATAAGATCGAGAAGAAACACAGGCTGAGGATGGAGCCAAGGGATGAAGCACAAACCAAACCCAAGAAGACGGGTCCGGCGAGAGGTATCGAGCAGCGGGGTGGCCGGGTGGGCGTCGGCGTTATTTGCTCCGAGACTCCGTGTGTACGTGGGCTGCATCTATTTGTTTTTAGGCCCATGGGTTTGTTTGGTTCTCGTTTGGATCTGTTAGCATTAACGGGCTGAATCAGTCAGTATTTACCGTTACTTAGGTTGTTTGTGCGCCTTTAGTGTGCACCCTTCATGTTTGAAAGCCATGGAACGCTGGAGGTGGGGAGATAGAATTGAGAGGAGAGAGTTGGAGGAAGTCGGAAGCAAAGAGGCAAATGCAGCCGTCGAGATTCGATGCGCGGCATCAGTAAGACAAGGTGGAATGCGGCACCAAATGAGAAGGTTGCAAGGCAGAAGAGGCCTCTTCAACTGGCATGGCAGCAGCAAAGAGGCCACAACTTTTTCCGTGGCAGAATGCGCCGCCGGGATCACGCGGCAAATGCCCGATCAGGAATGGTGGGGATGAAAGGTACTGGACTGCTGGCACGTCGTTGAGTAAAGGCCATGGGGACCCGAGAGAAGAAGTGACATGGGTACGGAAtacaagtcaaaaaaaaaagtttggccACCACCAAAACGTACATGTCCTCGCTCCTGTGTAAGATTCTCTCGCGCACCTCTTTTCTTGAGCAACCTCCCCCGTCCCCCCCTCTGAAATGATCATGGAGTGGAGCGTCATCGGTCGCGCCATCGACGGGAATGGCAATCCCGTCGCCCCCAAGCCTGATCGTCCTTTGAAAAGTCTTAACTCCTCGCTCCGTCCGTACATGCAGTGAGTGATGGGGATGGAGACAAGCTAAAGCATGATTGCCAGGTATGTACGTGTTTGGTCGGCAACAAGGCTCCTCTGGAGGCCAGCAGCCATTTCATCCGGAAGGGCGCTCGCCGTTGGCAAAGGCAAGGCAGCAGGCGGCGGTAGCCAGGCAGCGCGTGACCTTGAGCCGGAAGCCCGGAAGACCACCGCTCCAACACAAGATGGTGCTCCTGCTCCCTGCCATCCGGCGCCCGCATTCCATTCCATTCCCCCAACCCAACAGCAGGCCAGCTACTGGATGGATAAGCGGATAAGGTAAAGAGAACGGCACGGGCAGCGGATGGCGTACGTGCACACgcacaatttttttaataaggGATTACCAATCCGGCCTCTATGACGAGACATACACATCAAAAAGAACATAGTTTGCAAaagctggaaaaaaaaaagcacaccAGTCACTAGAGAGACTCCAAACTACTGCAAGCGATAGACATGCTTGCACCCTCCTTTAACTAAATCAAGAGCTACTATCTCAATTAGTCTGCTCAAGCTGGAGAAAATATTCTTGGCGTGCTCCTCTCGCTGCAACTGCGCCCAGAAACGAAACCAGTATGTTCCCCTGAAGATGACCTGCAAAACCAAGTTAACTTTGATTTTGTTAAAAATTAAATCGTTTCGACATCTCCAAATCGCCCAGCATACAGCGGCAACCCCCACCCAGATGACCCTCCTAATCTTTTTAGATTGATTAGACAGCCAAAAATTAAACATACGGCGAATTGATCTAGGTGGCGTTAAACCAGTAGCAAAAAAGATAATCCTATAGACCAATCTTGCATAAGGACAGTTCAGGAAAAGATGTTGTATAGTCTCATTACTATTACATCCGTAACATTTTTGGCTTCCTATCCAGTTTTTCTTAGCAAGATTATCTTTAGTTAAAAGTATCCCCTTTTGAAGAAACCAGAGGAATATCTTAATCTTTAGAGGAATCTTTAACTTCCAAATCATCTTATGTCTAAAAGGTGGTCGACTATCTAATAAGTGCAGATAGAAAGATCTTACAGTAAAAGACCCTAAATTGGTCAAATTCCATCTAAACGTATCCAACCCATCCACCAGTTGAACATGCGTGATCTGAGCTACAAAATTTTGCCATTCAACCAACTTATTATCCACCAAAGCCCTCCTAAAATATAAATTGAGTGGCCTCGTAGCCAAAACTTTGGCCACAGTCGCATGGGGATCCCGCACAACCGTAAAAAGTGATGGATATTTAGCTTTGAATGACACTTGACCGCATCGTCTCAGAACCTTGTCTTGGCCCCATCTTTAATATTGAAGGAGCCATTAGCAAAAACCTCATCTTTGATCTTCATAAGACCTCTCCAGAAATGAGTCATAAGGTTTAGCATGCACCTGCGTGAGAGACTTGGATCCTAGATATTTGTTTGTTAGTATGGTTTGCCATATACCATTGGTATTAAGCAAATTCACTAACCATTTTGCTAGTAAGCATTTATTCTGCAATTGCAGATTTAAGATACCAAGTCCCCCTTGATCCTTAGGACGACAAAGTATGTCCCATTTGGCAAGTCGATACTTATGCTTATCAGAAGATCCTTGCCAAAAGAATCTCGATCTGAAATGATCAAGATTTTTGAGTACCCCTTTTGGGATTTCGAAAAAGGACATCATAAACATGGGTAAGCTATTAAGTACCGAGTTTAATAAGACCAAACGGCCCCATAAGACAGGTACTTAGCTTTCCAACTAGAGAGTTTTTTCTCAAAGCGTTCTTCCACTTTCCCCCAATCAGAATTGAGGAGCTGTCTATGGTGCATTGGAATTCTCAAATATCTAAAAGGGTATTCACTAGCATTACAACAAAAAATATCAGTATATCCTGCACATGCGTCCCAGTACTAGTACTCTAGCAAGTCGTCCTCTGCCGTCCAAATTTTCCATGTGAAAAGAACGCCACGAATACATAGTGACACATATttattaataatatattaataatgatcgaaataataatttagaattttatattagataatttatatgcaatttTAGGGAGTTGTTTGCATTATTTTTGTAATAGCAGAGACGGATAATTTACACGAAAGTTAAGAGTGTTACTTTagcttttttatatatataatagtaGTGAtaggtaatttagatatatatttaggAGGTTCCTTTaatctatttttataataacagaggtgaataatttattaaaaaagataacagatACAATgattattatgattagagttgtcaaATTGATGGCtggatatttcttttttttgaaattttttaaaatttctctATTATTTTAGGATGTCTACCTAGAATCCAAAGTGGCTTCACATGGCTTCAAATAACCCTTAGTGATAATAAGGTTGCCCAGCTACAACACGTTCTTTTTTAACCCAAACTAGTGGAGATGTACGTTAATTTTCCTTCCATCAAACAATgatgtcatttattttctttacaaaaataatacacgtctttattttccttcataaacaatgatgtcaattattattctTCCAAAACAAATAATGACGTGAATTATGGGTGGATGCATGTGCAAAGGAAAGTAAAGTGTGTGCCAAAGGAAAGTAATATGCGGTACAATAGGTGGTTATAGGAAATTGCTGATGTAAAAAGAATTAGAATTTTGGTGAAAAACATTAACGAAACCAATCTTCTTCTctctttcgtcaaaccttttggTTTGACAAGTGGGGTCTACGTGAGGGGTATAGTGGACCTAATCTTAGTGAAAAAGAGTTTCAGTTATTTCAACTTTTTGTAGGTACATAATATGGGTCTGCACATAATAGTACCCCCGTCGTTTAGAGCAGGTGGCGACTTACAATACCCTAAAATTTCAAGCAAAACTCACCTTCATTTATGAGATACAAAATTGACAAACCACGCATGGCGATTCAAAGTTTTCTCTACCTGCCTTGCCCTGCCGTCCAAATTTTCCATGTAAAAGAAAGCACCGCATTTTTTAATGGTCTAGCTACGACACGTTCTTTTTGTCAACACAAATAATATGGCACATAATATGGTGTTAAGTACTACTGCTCCCTTCGTTCTATAGGGTATAGAGCAGGTGATGGCTTACGGTTTCATAAATTTTCAAGCAAAACTCACCTTCATTTATGAGATAGAAAATTGACAAATCATGCATGATATCATAGATTTTCAAGCAAAACTCAGCTCCATTTATACGATCATTGACAAATCTCGCGTGAGCCTTTGTTCCATGAGGGGATACGATCGTAGTCAAATTCATGTGTCTTTTTTGAATTAAAAGTATTTTATTTTCTCCAATTCCACCCTTGACTAATATGCATCCACACAAAATGGCAAAACAAACTCATAC
The nucleotide sequence above comes from Panicum virgatum strain AP13 chromosome 3K, P.virgatum_v5, whole genome shotgun sequence. Encoded proteins:
- the LOC120700530 gene encoding clumping factor A-like — encoded protein: MTRYQIPSLAPSTGQRYQLLLQPETDGAGAEETSSLLPVHRDSHEEEEEEEGIEAGRPRGATAGDAASLASAADEEGKEAGSDWHKPKKLDDDVKNDSDSDSDEDSGSDSESGSDSDSDSDSDSDSDSDSDDEEEDHNSKQGGKKHPAPRRKRAPGAQHDDDLPGIVIKV